One Bdellovibrio bacteriovorus str. Tiberius DNA segment encodes these proteins:
- a CDS encoding integration host factor subunit alpha, whose amino-acid sequence MTKADIVENVYQKIGFSKKEASELVELVFDTLKTVLQDGEKVKISGFGNFVVRGKNERIGRNPQTGEQIKISARRVLTFRPSQVLKAMLNGEEYAHLKDEDDDDDYDDNE is encoded by the coding sequence GTGACTAAGGCCGATATCGTCGAGAACGTATATCAGAAGATCGGTTTCTCCAAAAAAGAAGCTTCTGAATTGGTGGAACTTGTTTTCGACACCTTGAAGACTGTTCTTCAAGATGGCGAAAAGGTTAAGATTTCTGGTTTCGGTAATTTCGTTGTTCGTGGCAAGAACGAGCGTATTGGTCGCAACCCGCAGACGGGTGAGCAGATCAAGATCTCTGCACGCCGTGTTCTTACTTTCCGTCCGTCTCAGGTTTTGAAGGCGATGTTGAACGGTGAAGAGTACGCTCACTTAAAAGATGAGGACGATGATGATGACTACGACGACAATGAGTAA
- a CDS encoding MerR family transcriptional regulator — protein sequence MMMTTTTMSNPSLEADSSELSLGDHHIDFVEETEKATSVPVTATTPISIPAMLCDEKLLEEINAIPDKMGFKIGDVAEILGIKQYVLRYWETEFEVLRPKKASNNQRMYTRKDVENALLIRKLLHRDRFSIEGARNAMKELKAHVRKEKDMTQVYHKLEGINEAVEDLILDIRRVRQIFK from the coding sequence ATGATGATGACTACGACGACAATGAGTAATCCGTCCCTTGAGGCTGACAGCTCCGAGCTGTCGCTAGGGGATCATCATATTGATTTTGTCGAAGAGACTGAAAAAGCGACGTCTGTCCCGGTGACGGCGACGACTCCGATCTCCATCCCGGCGATGCTGTGTGATGAGAAACTCTTGGAAGAAATCAATGCGATCCCGGACAAAATGGGTTTCAAAATCGGCGACGTGGCTGAAATCCTGGGCATCAAACAATATGTTTTGCGCTATTGGGAAACAGAGTTTGAAGTTCTTCGTCCGAAAAAAGCCTCTAACAACCAGCGTATGTACACTCGTAAAGACGTGGAAAATGCGCTGCTGATCAGAAAGCTTTTGCATCGCGACCGCTTCTCCATCGAGGGCGCAAGAAATGCAATGAAGGAGCTGAAAGCTCACGTCAGAAAAGAAAAGGACATGACTCAAGTGTACCACAAGCTTGAGGGCATCAATGAAGCGGTAGAGGATCTGATCCTCGACATCCGCAGAGTCCGCCAGATTTTCAAATAA
- a CDS encoding tail fiber domain-containing protein: MFRTTAFTLPVLLFSVLAQAAPNTLTYQGRILKSDGAPLEYNNVSFLFEIKSEDGLCVYYREQKNGVNMMNSKGVFDVPLGTGTKLFPTSGSVGLKEVFDNSTTLDCADAGNNVASQKGPVADQSRRLSVQFHDGTGWMQISPDNEIRSVPYAHFASSALKLGNYSATDFVRTNTLPGAACTAGQVVFFDGTNFTCVTDAGGTGVVSDVLAGTGVSVVGTTTKTVAVNYGTTAGTAAQGNDSRITGAFQSSTALGGDLSGTLPNPTVAKVQGVAVATTTPLDGQVYRFNSGSLEPVYFGVDDLKTSSGLTQFATSCMASQTLTWSAVTDASTCSNISGLDAAAITGGTIDAARLPAMTPTFPLQGTNGTNSAPTYSFSGDSTTGIYRPGASQLAFSVLGTQRLRITDASFYLGNMGSAGTNPASFSFDSRFIGSGGTVGTGRFLVTASHKLSSAGSQTMPAIGVRHNIDGTKATSGSMGGINSEVIISNSGGLSATGYGVRGGIALSTPESTPAAAITGLQTGLWGQISVRGVASLPVMEKVNAITSEFMLQGTAAGGTSITTAHGLEMIAVTATNDSITNYTGIMIRNPTGTGTITNKWALLTEPDSGSVGIGVLNPAYMLHVNGTAGGTSWANTSDRRFKRNIATIDSSLEKVLQLRGVTYDWRTDEFPQKNFEKGPQVGLIAQEVQTVFPDVVTKDNDGFLAVQYANLVAPLIEAVKEFHAKWNTENEALKAENAILKQQIQSLQKWACQQDSTAEFCR, from the coding sequence ATGTTTAGAACTACTGCATTCACGTTGCCCGTTTTGTTGTTTTCGGTTTTGGCGCAGGCTGCTCCGAATACTTTGACCTATCAGGGTCGCATTCTTAAATCCGATGGAGCCCCGCTGGAATACAACAACGTCAGCTTCCTGTTTGAAATCAAATCCGAAGACGGCCTGTGCGTGTACTATCGCGAACAGAAAAACGGCGTGAACATGATGAACTCTAAAGGGGTCTTTGATGTGCCACTGGGAACTGGCACCAAGCTGTTCCCCACTTCCGGCAGCGTGGGCTTGAAAGAGGTCTTTGATAACTCCACCACTTTGGATTGCGCCGATGCTGGTAACAACGTGGCCAGCCAAAAAGGTCCTGTCGCGGACCAATCCCGCCGCCTGAGTGTGCAATTCCATGACGGCACCGGCTGGATGCAAATCAGTCCGGACAATGAAATCCGCTCTGTGCCTTATGCGCATTTTGCTTCGTCAGCTTTGAAACTGGGAAATTATTCGGCCACGGATTTTGTTCGTACCAATACACTTCCCGGGGCGGCTTGTACGGCAGGACAGGTGGTCTTCTTTGACGGCACGAACTTCACTTGTGTCACCGATGCCGGCGGAACTGGCGTGGTTTCAGATGTGCTTGCTGGTACCGGCGTTTCGGTCGTCGGGACCACCACAAAAACCGTGGCGGTGAACTATGGTACAACTGCGGGAACGGCGGCCCAGGGCAATGACTCGAGAATCACCGGTGCATTCCAAAGCAGTACTGCTTTGGGTGGGGATCTTTCCGGAACTCTTCCCAATCCCACTGTGGCGAAAGTTCAGGGCGTGGCTGTTGCCACGACGACTCCGCTAGATGGTCAGGTGTATCGATTTAATTCAGGCAGCCTTGAACCGGTTTATTTCGGCGTGGATGATTTGAAAACTTCCTCAGGCCTTACCCAGTTTGCAACGTCGTGCATGGCTTCTCAGACCCTGACCTGGTCAGCCGTTACCGATGCCTCTACCTGCTCTAACATTTCGGGTCTTGATGCCGCGGCAATCACTGGCGGAACGATTGATGCCGCTCGCCTGCCGGCCATGACGCCGACATTCCCGCTGCAAGGGACCAACGGCACGAATTCCGCCCCAACTTATTCTTTCTCGGGCGACAGCACGACTGGCATATACCGCCCCGGAGCAAGCCAGCTTGCATTCAGTGTTCTGGGAACTCAACGTCTGCGCATTACCGACGCTTCCTTCTATCTTGGCAACATGGGCTCTGCAGGAACAAACCCGGCTTCATTCAGTTTTGACTCTCGCTTCATTGGAAGTGGCGGAACTGTCGGCACGGGAAGATTCCTGGTAACGGCCAGTCATAAATTATCCTCTGCCGGCAGTCAGACCATGCCCGCCATTGGCGTCAGACACAACATTGACGGGACTAAGGCCACCAGCGGATCCATGGGTGGAATCAACTCGGAGGTCATAATCAGCAACTCTGGCGGGCTTTCAGCCACAGGATACGGCGTGCGCGGGGGAATTGCTTTAAGTACACCTGAAAGCACGCCCGCCGCCGCCATCACTGGACTGCAGACGGGCCTTTGGGGGCAAATCTCAGTTCGGGGTGTGGCAAGTCTTCCCGTTATGGAAAAGGTCAATGCGATCACTTCAGAATTCATGCTTCAAGGAACCGCTGCCGGAGGAACCTCTATCACCACGGCCCACGGGCTTGAGATGATTGCGGTCACGGCCACCAATGACTCGATCACCAACTACACCGGCATCATGATTCGCAACCCCACTGGTACGGGAACGATCACGAACAAGTGGGCTCTGTTAACAGAACCTGACTCGGGCTCGGTCGGCATTGGAGTTTTAAATCCAGCCTATATGTTGCATGTGAATGGAACTGCCGGGGGCACTTCCTGGGCCAATACTTCCGATCGTCGTTTCAAACGCAATATCGCAACCATTGATTCAAGCCTTGAAAAAGTGCTGCAACTGCGTGGTGTGACCTATGACTGGAGAACCGATGAGTTCCCGCAAAAGAATTTTGAAAAAGGTCCGCAAGTGGGTTTGATCGCACAAGAAGTTCAAACTGTGTTCCCGGATGTGGTCACGAAAGACAATGATGGGTTCCTGGCTGTTCAGTATGCCAACCTTGTGGCACCTTTGATTGAAGCTGTTAAAGAGTTCCACGCAAAATGGAATACTGAAAACGAAGCTTTGAAAGCAGAGAATGCAATTTTGAAGCAGCAGATTCAATCCCTGCAAAAGTGGGCTTGCCAGCAGGACTCAACGGCAGAATTCTGCCGCTAA
- a CDS encoding four-helix bundle copper-binding protein, which translates to MRMNPLQDSDTAKCINFCFTTYRVCLETLNHVQEQGMRFAQTELTSLLQLCADTCDLHARMEMAEADFAPQAAELCFQICSRTALECEKFPEDSIVIKCSDICRKCAEHCRGMAGMTVRVKPSQMSARL; encoded by the coding sequence ATGAGAATGAATCCTTTGCAGGACAGTGATACGGCGAAGTGTATCAACTTTTGCTTTACAACGTACCGTGTGTGTTTGGAGACGCTCAATCACGTGCAAGAGCAGGGAATGCGTTTTGCGCAAACTGAACTGACGTCGTTGTTGCAGCTTTGCGCAGACACCTGTGATCTGCACGCGCGGATGGAGATGGCGGAAGCTGATTTTGCCCCGCAAGCGGCGGAACTGTGCTTCCAGATCTGCAGTCGCACGGCTTTGGAGTGTGAAAAGTTTCCGGAAGACTCGATTGTCATCAAATGCTCTGATATCTGCCGCAAGTGTGCCGAACACTGCCGGGGGATGGCGGGCATGACCGTGCGGGTGAAGCCTTCTCAGATGTCCGCTCGACTGTAA
- the ydiK gene encoding AI-2E family transporter YdiK, translating to MSPSTDLTKTLLSTLFMGLLAVISLWVLLPFLPAMIWAAMIVIATWSTMLKLQTRFNNKRFPAVLTMALLMTAIVIVPLAAALFSLLTNRHVIVSGLQDLANTQLPPAPEWLEKLPLGGARLAARWNELAATAPQELIERARPYIHQGFEWIVGSVGSITMLVVHCILTIIVASIFYSNGEKIAQSCRTFIRRLAGLRGEEALRLATQSVKAVAMGIIGTALIQTALGGLGAWLAGVPKPGLLTAVILIFCVIQLGPLLPLLGAVAWLYSQDHNTAGTILLGWAVAVGLMDGFVRPILIKRGADLPAAVITVGVLGGMISFGIVGLFIGPVILAVTLRLLSAWMTEETEPTVFKRVIDKPVESPPPPEINH from the coding sequence ATGTCGCCATCAACCGACCTGACCAAGACATTGTTAAGCACCCTTTTTATGGGACTGCTGGCGGTGATCTCGCTGTGGGTGCTGCTGCCTTTTTTACCAGCGATGATCTGGGCTGCGATGATCGTCATTGCCACCTGGTCCACAATGCTGAAACTGCAAACCCGATTCAACAACAAACGATTCCCGGCCGTGCTGACGATGGCGCTGCTGATGACCGCCATCGTGATCGTTCCTCTGGCGGCGGCCCTTTTCTCATTGCTCACCAACCGTCATGTGATTGTGTCAGGCCTGCAGGATCTGGCAAACACGCAGCTGCCTCCGGCTCCGGAATGGCTTGAAAAACTGCCCTTGGGTGGAGCCCGCCTTGCGGCCCGCTGGAATGAACTGGCGGCCACCGCCCCTCAAGAGCTGATCGAAAGAGCACGGCCCTATATTCATCAGGGTTTTGAATGGATTGTCGGCAGCGTTGGCAGTATCACCATGCTGGTGGTCCACTGCATTCTGACTATCATCGTCGCCTCAATATTTTATTCCAACGGAGAAAAGATCGCCCAATCCTGCCGTACATTCATACGCCGACTTGCCGGATTGCGCGGCGAAGAAGCCTTGAGGCTGGCCACCCAATCAGTGAAAGCCGTGGCCATGGGTATTATCGGCACCGCCCTGATTCAGACCGCCCTTGGTGGCCTGGGGGCATGGCTTGCCGGAGTTCCCAAGCCTGGACTGCTGACCGCCGTGATTCTGATTTTCTGTGTGATACAACTTGGGCCGTTGCTGCCTTTGCTGGGCGCAGTGGCGTGGCTTTATTCGCAAGATCACAACACCGCAGGAACAATTCTGCTGGGCTGGGCGGTGGCGGTGGGATTGATGGATGGTTTTGTCCGCCCGATTCTGATCAAACGCGGGGCTGACCTGCCGGCTGCGGTGATCACTGTGGGTGTGCTGGGTGGAATGATTTCTTTTGGTATCGTGGGCCTTTTCATTGGGCCCGTCATTCTGGCTGTCACCTTGCGTCTTTTAAGTGCGTGGATGACAGAAGAAACCGAACCCACTGTTTTCAAGCGAGTCATCGACAAACCTGTCGAATCACCACCGCCGCCGGAGATCAATCACTGA
- a CDS encoding C1 family peptidase: MKFLFPLLFVFSLWSLPIQAGGAPLCADVFQFQAFQNQAPAEVIWGTLRADFKHHTRYTVDLKQSTQIKNQCNLGTCHLHSWMSHLERGYEQKTGQSLTLSNEYLSARHWLERSLLRLEKPSKEVEVKLGAGPLFSRESILEYGLIPEGAWKPKSDFMLNPQAKKMSEFIENILVRTQWQAEKTAEGPAREAVLEQGRNQIKDLFRQMVGEVPAQFEFQGQTWTPKDFAKAYFESFEGPMTQMAIHNDRKAATKFEKTPQGRKLITSLDKVEDTARRMLDKGEAVYLSYDHHAEYVDASSGIMSIRAFHIPTYARPATRQMREAFDTNSGGHAVQIVGYELDPRTGRVVKWKIRNSWGTKKGDEGHYHMYDDYFRAFAKSITVPSAFLPFIPM; the protein is encoded by the coding sequence ATGAAGTTCCTCTTCCCGCTGCTATTTGTTTTCAGCTTGTGGAGCCTGCCTATTCAGGCTGGCGGTGCCCCTTTGTGCGCCGACGTATTCCAATTTCAGGCCTTCCAAAATCAGGCACCCGCAGAAGTCATCTGGGGCACCCTGCGAGCCGATTTCAAACACCACACCCGCTACACCGTGGACCTGAAACAAAGCACGCAAATCAAAAATCAGTGCAACCTTGGCACCTGTCACCTGCACTCGTGGATGTCACATCTGGAACGCGGCTACGAACAAAAAACCGGACAATCCCTGACCCTTTCAAACGAATACCTAAGTGCCCGCCACTGGCTGGAGCGCAGCCTGCTGCGCCTGGAAAAACCATCCAAAGAAGTCGAAGTCAAACTGGGAGCCGGCCCGTTGTTTTCGCGCGAAAGCATTCTGGAATACGGTCTTATACCGGAAGGCGCCTGGAAACCAAAATCCGATTTCATGCTAAACCCTCAGGCCAAGAAAATGTCTGAATTCATTGAAAACATTCTGGTGCGCACTCAGTGGCAGGCAGAAAAAACCGCCGAGGGTCCGGCCCGCGAAGCGGTTCTGGAACAAGGACGAAATCAAATCAAAGATCTATTCCGCCAAATGGTGGGCGAAGTGCCGGCTCAATTTGAATTCCAGGGACAGACATGGACACCGAAAGACTTTGCCAAAGCATATTTTGAATCCTTTGAAGGCCCGATGACCCAAATGGCGATTCACAATGATCGCAAGGCTGCGACCAAGTTTGAAAAAACACCTCAAGGACGCAAACTCATCACCTCGCTCGACAAGGTCGAAGATACCGCGCGCCGGATGCTGGATAAAGGCGAAGCCGTGTATCTGTCCTATGATCACCACGCTGAATACGTGGATGCTTCCAGCGGCATCATGTCCATTCGCGCCTTCCATATCCCCACCTATGCCCGTCCGGCCACGCGCCAGATGCGTGAGGCTTTTGACACAAACAGCGGTGGCCATGCCGTTCAGATCGTGGGCTATGAACTGGATCCGCGCACCGGGCGCGTGGTGAAATGGAAGATCCGCAACAGCTGGGGCACCAAAAAAGGTGATGAAGGCCATTATCACATGTACGACGATTACTTCCGCGCGTTTGCAAAATCCATCACGGTGCCCTCGGCATTCCTGCCATTCATTCCAATGTAA
- a CDS encoding fatty acid cis/trans isomerase, with amino-acid sequence MQFILMLVICFSAIAGSASAPAGRAQAPSGAIAEATLYSRKIQPLFDNRCLACHSCFNAPCQLNLQNFEGFQRGANKLNVYDGTRLKSVEPSRIWIDAHADEWRKRGFYEVSTSKDPDQNLFFQITQLRATAKNAKVTKQVSESQVCAQTMADYQLLAKNSPELGMPYGFPALNAAELATLKGWVKAGSPGPNAEELKSQNTPSAELQSQVREWEEFLNQETLRQKLVSRYLYEHLFLAHIYFPEKSEEFFRLVRSKQTCALGVQEIATRRPNDNPGTAKFWYCLKKFPGTVVKKTHIPYQWSPAKLARYKELFLAEAWKVSALPSYDPGVAENPFVAFKDIPVKARYQFLLDDAQYQVSTFIKGPVCNGSMAVNSIQEQFYVFFLNPSSDNMVLSEKYADKAANLLMMPGVWGSDVDVKETPLFYKKLVDHREKYRKLRTDEMAKLRPDGYALKDVWDGGGFNPNATLTVLRHDDNAVVMKGAVGDLSKTVFMLDYPLFERLVYNLVVNFDVFGNVSHQLLTRVYMDMIRMEAEELFLTFLPSEERLSYRRAWYRGLLAQAKMAYVFPTVGSAEPTGIKFNEDNHTKKQFVQKVLFFHQNESVRGAWDFINWKNLEVPDSMQGQWKVQGLDKELRKIAAVKAEASLPFSQFFPDLALLNIKTAKGLKIYSLIHNKEHENISWILGESLRMDPKNDTLTVREGVWGSYPNMIFNVKENELAAFAIQVRGMKSPEDYQNLVTRYGLRRSNAKFWSFYDDMHSAMRKSDPVNFGFLDLTRYEMK; translated from the coding sequence ATGCAATTCATTCTGATGCTGGTAATTTGTTTTTCGGCCATAGCCGGCAGTGCCTCGGCCCCGGCCGGCAGAGCGCAGGCGCCATCTGGCGCCATAGCTGAAGCAACTCTCTATTCGCGCAAAATCCAACCGCTTTTTGACAATCGCTGTCTGGCCTGCCACAGCTGTTTTAATGCTCCCTGCCAGCTGAATTTGCAGAATTTCGAGGGGTTTCAGAGGGGCGCGAACAAATTAAATGTCTATGACGGGACTCGTTTAAAAAGTGTCGAGCCCTCACGTATTTGGATTGATGCCCATGCGGACGAGTGGCGTAAACGCGGATTCTATGAGGTCAGCACCAGCAAAGATCCTGACCAAAACCTGTTTTTCCAGATCACCCAGCTACGCGCCACAGCGAAAAATGCAAAAGTCACCAAGCAGGTATCTGAATCTCAAGTCTGCGCACAGACCATGGCCGACTATCAGCTTTTGGCTAAAAACTCGCCAGAGCTGGGGATGCCTTACGGTTTCCCGGCCCTGAACGCGGCTGAGCTTGCAACCCTGAAGGGCTGGGTGAAAGCGGGCAGTCCGGGGCCGAATGCGGAAGAATTGAAAAGCCAGAATACACCTTCTGCTGAATTGCAAAGCCAGGTGCGTGAATGGGAGGAATTCCTGAATCAGGAAACACTTCGCCAGAAGCTGGTCAGTCGCTATCTTTACGAACATCTTTTCCTGGCGCATATTTATTTTCCGGAAAAGTCTGAAGAATTTTTCAGACTGGTGCGTTCCAAGCAGACCTGCGCGCTGGGGGTTCAAGAAATCGCCACCCGTCGTCCCAATGACAATCCCGGGACAGCAAAGTTCTGGTACTGCCTGAAAAAGTTCCCGGGCACGGTCGTGAAAAAGACCCACATCCCATACCAATGGAGCCCGGCAAAGCTAGCCCGCTACAAAGAACTCTTCCTGGCCGAAGCCTGGAAAGTTTCTGCTCTGCCAAGCTATGATCCCGGCGTGGCGGAAAATCCGTTTGTGGCCTTCAAGGATATTCCCGTGAAGGCCCGTTATCAGTTCCTGCTGGACGATGCCCAGTATCAGGTAAGTACTTTCATCAAGGGCCCGGTGTGCAACGGCAGCATGGCCGTGAACTCCATTCAGGAACAGTTCTATGTATTCTTCCTGAATCCTTCGTCGGACAACATGGTGCTGTCTGAAAAATACGCCGACAAAGCGGCGAATCTTCTGATGATGCCGGGCGTGTGGGGCAGTGATGTGGATGTGAAAGAAACACCGCTGTTTTATAAAAAGCTGGTCGACCATCGGGAAAAGTACCGCAAGCTTCGCACGGATGAAATGGCAAAGCTTCGTCCGGACGGTTACGCGCTGAAAGATGTCTGGGACGGCGGGGGCTTTAATCCCAATGCCACACTGACCGTGCTTCGCCACGATGACAATGCGGTGGTGATGAAAGGGGCGGTGGGGGATCTGTCCAAGACCGTCTTTATGCTGGATTACCCATTGTTTGAACGACTGGTTTACAATCTGGTGGTGAACTTTGATGTCTTTGGCAATGTGTCGCACCAGTTGCTGACCCGAGTTTACATGGACATGATCCGCATGGAGGCTGAAGAGCTGTTCCTGACCTTCCTGCCATCGGAAGAACGCTTAAGCTATCGTCGTGCGTGGTATCGTGGGTTGCTGGCTCAGGCAAAGATGGCCTATGTCTTCCCAACGGTGGGCTCTGCCGAGCCCACAGGCATTAAATTCAACGAAGACAACCACACGAAAAAGCAGTTCGTGCAAAAGGTGCTGTTCTTCCATCAGAACGAATCCGTGCGGGGCGCCTGGGACTTTATCAATTGGAAGAATCTGGAAGTCCCCGACAGCATGCAGGGTCAATGGAAAGTGCAGGGGCTGGATAAAGAGCTTCGCAAGATCGCGGCCGTGAAAGCGGAAGCATCCCTGCCGTTTTCGCAGTTCTTCCCGGATCTGGCACTTCTGAATATCAAAACAGCCAAGGGTTTGAAAATATACTCGCTCATTCACAACAAAGAGCATGAAAACATCTCGTGGATTCTGGGTGAATCTTTGCGTATGGACCCTAAAAACGACACGCTGACAGTGCGTGAAGGGGTGTGGGGCTCTTATCCGAATATGATCTTTAACGTGAAGGAAAATGAGCTGGCGGCGTTTGCGATTCAAGTGCGTGGGATGAAAAGTCCGGAAGATTATCAGAACCTGGTCACCCGCTACGGCCTTCGCCGCAGCAATGCCAAGTTCTGGTCTTTCTATGATGATATGCACAGCGCCATGAGAAAATCAGATCCAGTGAATTTCGGATTTCTGGATCTGACCCGCTATGAAATGAAATAG
- a CDS encoding histidine phosphatase family protein has protein sequence MRKTIHLFRHGLTDWNSQLRLQGHTDIPLNDEGRQQALSLQLFFRDNPVEFFVSSDLQRAQQTAHIANHHLSKPLLLQAGFREVNMGKIEGMTREAVAQEYGPHAWEKWISVDRQHFDFAFPDAENTWATVERFAAALTDLCEQHDFDSIGLCTHGLAMRRFLHSLRPDITESLPTPNCVVYTVEWDTEQKKFYFIS, from the coding sequence ATGCGAAAAACCATTCATCTCTTCCGTCATGGACTCACCGACTGGAACTCGCAGCTTCGCCTGCAGGGACACACAGATATTCCTTTGAACGACGAAGGCCGTCAGCAGGCCTTGAGTCTGCAACTGTTCTTCCGCGACAATCCGGTTGAATTCTTTGTCAGCAGTGATTTGCAGCGTGCCCAGCAGACTGCCCATATTGCCAATCATCACCTGTCCAAGCCCCTGCTGCTTCAAGCTGGATTTCGTGAAGTCAATATGGGGAAAATCGAAGGCATGACCCGTGAAGCGGTGGCGCAGGAATATGGCCCCCACGCTTGGGAAAAATGGATTTCAGTAGATCGCCAGCATTTTGATTTTGCATTCCCGGACGCGGAAAACACCTGGGCCACAGTAGAGCGCTTTGCCGCCGCATTGACGGACTTGTGTGAACAGCATGACTTTGACAGCATCGGTCTTTGCACTCATGGACTGGCGATGCGCCGGTTCCTGCATTCTTTGCGACCGGACATCACCGAAAGCCTGCCCACCCCGAACTGCGTGGTGTACACAGTCGAGTGGGACACCGAACAGAAAAAATTCTATTTCATTTCATAG
- a CDS encoding EI24 domain-containing protein produces MKNIFRALKQAFESLLRLRMFLLILGPPVATVLVLLVLFIVYWSAWTVGIAGVIGNLWGFQWVQQTTGLTDLGLWLAMIFLVMVFIPLAYVISVLIVSVFVMPIVLKWVGDQDFRTLEKRRGGTIAGSVWNTVKATILFVVAFMMTLPLWLIPGCQLVVPLVLTAWLNKKVFLYDVLQDYASKEERKSIESEESGSLYLMGLLLGLLSYIPLAFFFVPIISALSYTYYGLNALEERRK; encoded by the coding sequence ATGAAAAACATTTTTCGCGCTCTGAAACAGGCTTTTGAATCTCTCTTGCGATTGCGGATGTTTCTTTTGATTCTGGGACCTCCGGTGGCGACGGTCCTTGTGCTGCTGGTTTTGTTCATCGTTTACTGGAGTGCATGGACCGTGGGAATTGCCGGCGTCATTGGCAATCTGTGGGGCTTTCAGTGGGTGCAACAAACCACGGGTTTGACCGATTTGGGACTATGGCTGGCAATGATTTTCCTGGTGATGGTCTTTATTCCGCTGGCCTATGTGATATCGGTCTTGATTGTATCGGTGTTTGTGATGCCCATCGTGCTGAAATGGGTGGGGGATCAGGATTTTCGCACTCTTGAAAAGCGCCGGGGCGGAACCATTGCTGGCAGTGTTTGGAATACGGTCAAAGCCACGATCTTGTTTGTGGTGGCCTTTATGATGACTTTGCCGTTGTGGCTGATACCGGGGTGTCAGCTGGTCGTGCCGCTGGTGCTGACGGCGTGGCTGAACAAAAAGGTCTTTTTGTATGACGTTCTTCAGGATTATGCCTCCAAGGAAGAGCGTAAAAGCATCGAATCGGAAGAATCCGGCTCCCTGTACCTGATGGGGCTTTTATTAGGACTCCTCTCATATATTCCCCTGGCTTTCTTCTTCGTCCCCATTATATCGGCTTTGAGCTATACCTATTACGGCTTAAACGCCCTGGAAGAGCGCCGAAAGTGA
- a CDS encoding Fur family transcriptional regulator, which produces MTKCSHDRKNIDIDSLNERVRKAGMKLTQQRGQLLKILLHHPEPISADEIFKKIDDKSDGMDLVTIYRILKKFEEGGLVSRLEFGDGVARFELTLESGHHHHHVICRHCQRVEPLHICDLDQHIKMVEAMGYKQVAHRLDFFGVCSRCQ; this is translated from the coding sequence ATGACAAAGTGCAGCCATGATCGGAAGAACATTGATATCGACTCTCTGAACGAGAGAGTGCGCAAAGCGGGGATGAAACTGACCCAGCAGCGCGGTCAATTGCTGAAGATCCTTTTGCATCATCCCGAGCCTATTTCCGCTGACGAGATCTTTAAAAAGATCGACGACAAATCCGACGGCATGGATCTGGTGACAATCTATCGCATCCTGAAAAAATTTGAGGAAGGCGGCTTGGTTTCCCGTCTGGAATTCGGGGACGGCGTTGCGCGCTTTGAACTGACTTTGGAGTCAGGCCACCATCACCACCACGTGATCTGTCGTCACTGCCAGCGCGTGGAACCTTTGCATATCTGTGATCTGGATCAGCATATCAAGATGGTCGAGGCGATGGGGTACAAACAAGTGGCCCACCGCTTGGATTTCTTTGGCGTGTGCTCCCGCTGTCAATAG